caaatactcctgttctttttgtggatacagactaacacgtgtgctactctgaaacctgtcactccTGTGATAACACACCAGAATAGTGCTTTGTTTGTGAACAATGAGGAACACATGTTCCTCCAATCAATATAAATTATGAATGCTGTGCACCTTTGACATTCACATCATGAGATATTATGGAGAGAGGAATCAGAGTCACTCCGTCTCTCACTATAATCCTGACCATTGCCCTTGTCTTTCCCTCCACAGCAGGACACGATGAActaagaaagaaaatgtccagcCAAACCAACATAactgagttccttctcctgggattctctgacattcgggagctgcagattttgcactttgtggtgtttctagtgatttaCCTGGCAGGCATGATGGGGAATCTTCTCTTCATCATGGTTGTAGCCCTAGAccaccaccttcacacccccatgtacttcttcctgatgaatttGTCCATCCTAGACCTCGGTACCATCTCTGTCATCATCCCCAAATCAATGGCCAACTCCCTCATGAACACAAGATTGATTTCTTATTCTGGATGTGTCGCCCAAGTCTTTCTTGTCTTCTTCTTTGCTTCAGCAGATTTTGCCATACTGACTATCATGGCATACGaccgatatgtcgccatctgtcaaccactgcactatgagagagtgatgaacagaagagcttgtgtccaaatggcagccagtgcctggatcagtgTTATTCTCTATTCTGCAGTGCACACTGGAAATACGTTTGCAATATCCTTCTGTGGAGGCAACGTGGTGGATCAATTTTTCTGTCAAATCCCCCAGCTACTCAAGCTTGCTTGCTCTGACTTAGACCTCAGTGAAGTCGGGTTTCTCATCTTTAGTGTGTGCTTAGCCTCAAGCTGCTTTGTTTTCATAATTGTgtcatatgttcagatcttcaccaCAGTattgagaatcccctctgagcagagccgtcataaagccttctccacctgcctccctcacctcattgTGATCTCCTTGTTTGTTTCCACGGGCATCTTTGCttacctgaaacccacctccagctctcCATCAGGTCTGGATCTCATGGTGGCTGTTCTTTATTCTGTGCTGCCTCCAGTTATGAAtccgatcatctacagcatgaggaacaaggaaatCAAAGCTTCCCTGAGGAAACTTACTGGGTGGAGTTTATTCAGCAAGAATAAAATGTCTATATTTCTTTTATGAACATGGTTTTTATCTCTGTTTCTTTACAAACACAATCCAAACTGAGAAAGGATCTAAGAAGTTGGCCTGTTACTAGTATTAGAATACTATCTTTGCATAGTTGTGTACACTGCATATATGACAGACAAAGGAAGAGTCTGCAATTagatagacagagagagaggacCATTCTTTGTCCTAACACATAACCTAATTGTGTCATAATGATAGATTTCTATTTAATTGTGAATTgttggatagatagatagatagatagatagatagatagataatgaatAGTTTATGCAAATTATTGAGACTCATTTCCTATTCAAGACTATGCTTTGTTTAATCCTTTGTTTAATCCATTCACAAAGACTGTGAAAGGTTAGCCAGCtagaaaagcagtttctcctcccttggttttcacacctcaactgctagaagagggcctcacccaCCCTTACTGAACTAACCTctttatctctagcctgcttcttgcttgcatatatatacctgcctctggacagttccactacatgcatccaacaaagtggttattcacccacgaaaggtcatgctccagttcatctgttagtctataaggtgccgcaggactctttgctgcttttataaaaattaattattaaacatTATTTACCAAAGAATTTCTCTCACAATATCTTACTCCACAGCTCATCTACAAACAGTTCATCCTAAGTAATTGGTGTTTGAACTTCAAGCTGTTTCAACTGGAAACATTTTTAACAtgctctgtttcccttccctcaGTAgatcagttcatagaatcatagattcatagattcatagactctaggactggaagggacctagagaggtcatcgagtccagtcccctgccctcatggcaggaccaagtactgtctagaccatctctgatagacatttatctaacctactcttaaatatctccagagatggagattccacaacctccctaggcaatttattccagtgtttaaccaccctgacagttaggaactttttcctaatgtccaacctcaatctcccttgctgcagtttaagcccattgcttcttgttctatctttAGAGGccaaggtgaacaagttttctgtctcctcctgatgacacccttttagatatctgaaaactgctatcatgtcccctctcagtcttctctttttcaaactaaacaaacccaattctttccgccttccttcgtaggtcatgttctcaagacctttaatcattcttgttgctcttctctggaccctctccaatttctccacatctttcttgaaatgcggtgcccagaactggacacaatactccagttgaggcctaaccagtgcagagtagagcggaagaatgacttctcgtgtcttgctcacaacacacccgTCAATGCATCCTAGAAtcatgtttgatttttttgcaacagcatcacactattgactcatatttagcttgaggtccactataacccctagatccctttctgccgtactccttcctagactgtctcttcccattctgtatgtgtgaaactgattgttccttcctaagtggagcactttgcatttgtctttattaaacttcatccggtttacctcagactatttctccaatttgtccagatcattttgaattatgaccctgtcctccaaagcagttgcaatccctcccagtttggtatcatctgcaaacttaataagcgtactttctctGCCAACATCTAAgatgttgatgaagatattgaacagaaccggtgCCAAatcagacccctgcggaaccccacttgttatacctttccagcagaattgggaaccattaataactactctttgagtacgattatccagccagttatgcacccaccttatagtagccccatctaaattgtatttgcctagtttatcgataagaatatcatgcgagactgtatcaaatgccttactaaagtctaggtataccacatccaccgcttctcccttatccacaagactcgttatcctatcaaagaaagctatcaaattagtttgacactatttcttctttacaaatccatgctggctattccctatcaccttaccaccttccaagtgtttgcagatgatatccttaattacttgctccattatcttccctggcacaaaagttaaactaactggtctgtagtttcctgggttgtttttatttccctttttatagatgggcactatatttgcccttttccagtcttctggaatctcttctgtttcccatgattttccaaagataatagctagaggctcagatacctcctctattaggtccttcagtattctaggatgcatttcatcaggccctggtaacttacaggcatctaacttttctaagtgatttttaacttgttcttttttttattttatcttctaaacctacccccttcccattagcactCACTATATTAgtcattccttcagacttcttggtgaagaccgaaacaaggaagtcattaagcatttc
The sequence above is a segment of the Mauremys mutica isolate MM-2020 ecotype Southern chromosome 12, ASM2049712v1, whole genome shotgun sequence genome. Coding sequences within it:
- the LOC123346223 gene encoding olfactory receptor 14A16-like, coding for MSSQTNITEFLLLGFSDIRELQILHFVVFLVIYLAGMMGNLLFIMVVALDHHLHTPMYFFLMNLSILDLGTISVIIPKSMANSLMNTRLISYSGCVAQVFLVFFFASADFAILTIMAYDRYVAICQPLHYERVMNRRACVQMAASAWISVILYSAVHTGNTFAISFCGGNVVDQFFCQIPQLLKLACSDLDLSEVGFLIFSVCLASSCFVFIIVSYVQIFTTVLRIPSEQSRHKAFSTCLPHLIVISLFVSTGIFAYLKPTSSSPSGLDLMVAVLYSVLPPVMNPIIYSMRNKEIKASLRKLTGWSLFSKNKMSIFLL